The sequence below is a genomic window from Sorangiineae bacterium MSr12523.
GACGTGGCGCCCGCATCGAGTTCTCTCCCCATGAGCGCCAAAATGAGATTCAAGATGTAACAGCCCGCCGATAGGGCCCAAAGAAGCCGGGCCGGAGCCGTCGTCTTCTCTGCACGAAACGCGCGAAGTACCGTCAACTGCTCCGTCATTTCCTCGACGATGCCGACGAAATGCCCGGTGTGGACGGTCAACCCTCCCTTGGTAATGTAGGCAGCCGCCCGGAAGGGTGATTCCTTGCCATTTTCCGCGCTGACCCGCGCGAGCTCCGTTTGAAACTCCGCCGTGCGCCCCATGACGGCCAGCGCCAGACATTGCAAGATGCGATATTCGGATCGCTTGAGGAAAGCTTCCTCCGCGGTCATCTTTGCATGAACCGAAATTTCCCTGAATACGCTCTTCGGGTCGGAGAGCATCCGCTGGTGCACGGTCTCACGCGCGGAATCCAGATCGAGCGTGCTGTCCCAGTAGCGAAATAGCTTTGCAGCGAACACGAACGTTTCGGGCGTGCTGCAGAGATAACTGAATTCGATGAGCTTTCCCAAGGCGGCCACTTGGAGCTCCGTCCTATTGGGGTAATTGCAATGCTTCTCGAGGAGTGCCTCGGACTCTTTGAGGATCCGATATCCCTCGAGCATGCCGCTGTTGGCCAAAAGATGCTGCGAGGCGAACAGCAGAGGAGCAATGGCGCGCGCGGGCTCGAGTGAACGTGCGAAATGATACCCCACGACCCGAGCACCTTCCGGCGAGCTTCCCACCGTGCGATCGAGGTAGTCGGCAATCCGCCCGTGATGCGCGCGTTGCTCGAGCGCCGGCGTGGCGGCGTATATCGTTTCGTGAACCGTGTCGTGCGTAAAGTGGTACGTCCCGTCCTGGTACTGCAAGAACTGACGCTCCACCGCCTCCTCCAAGGACAGAAACAACTTTTCGTCGCTCAACTCCACCGTGGCGCGCAGAAGCGTCATATCGAGCACGCGGCCCGCCGGTGCGGTTCGCCGGAGAAACTCGAGTTGGTCCTGCGACAGCGTCGAAAGGCGCAGGCGTATCACCTCGCCGATGCTGCGCGGCAGCGCGATGGTTCCCAGATCGGCATGCGCATGCCATTGGCCGCCGGGCCGGCTCAGCGCACCTTGCTCGACCAGGGCGCGCAAGCATTCGGTGGCGAAGAAGACGTTGCCGCGGGTCGTGGCATACAGATTGTCGATGAATGCACCGGGCACGTCGAAACCGGGCAAGGCCAGCGAAACCAACTCGCGCAGGTGCCCGTGCGACAGCGGTCGAAGTTTCAAAATTGCGGCCGCGCCTGCAAAAACGGTGTGATAGAGCGGCGACAGCGTCAGCTCGTCGGACCGAAAGGTTCCGCACACGAGCCCGCGCGTGCCGTGGAGTGCATTGACGATGACGTTGAGGTGCTCGACCGTGGCATCGTCGGCCCAGTGCAGATCCTCGAAGCAAATGAGGAAGGGCCGTACGTGCGCCAGCTCGGTGAGCCATAGCGAGAGCGCTTCGAACACGATGAGCTTTGCCTCGGTCGGCGCCCGAGCGAAGCCCTCGGTATTCGTGTATTCGGTGCACAGCAGGGGTGCGAGCGGGGCGCGGACCCGCTCGAGAAGCGCCGCAGGTGTGATCGGCAACAGGTGTCGCAAGGCGTGCTTCAACGGCGTCAGCGGAGCGAGGCCCTCGGCGTGGCATTGACCGAAGGCGACCGTCACATCGGCCAGCTTGGCGTGAAGCTCCAGTTCGGACAGAAGACGCGACTTGCCGGTACCCGCGGGGGCCGCAATGAACAGCGCGCGCGCCTCGCCCCGCTCGGCGGCGTGCAGAGCGTCGACCAAACGCGCGGACTCGTTCTTCCGCCCCACGACGGTCGGCACATGGAGATAACTCGCGCGCGAGCCGAGTGGCTCTTCGACCGATACGGCATGATTGGCTTCGGCGAGGGCGTCGATCAATGCGTTCGCCGAGAGAAATCGTTGCGCAGGCTCTTTGGCCAGCAGACGCAAGATGATGCGTTCCAGTTGCGGATCGATCGACGGTACGATCGAGGATGGCGCGGGCGGTTGTTGGTCCCGGTGCGCGCGCAAGATTTCCGTAATGGTCATTCCATGAAAGGGGTATTGCCCGGTCACCGCGAA
It includes:
- a CDS encoding protein kinase translates to MSLPGDPAHGVTSDPAMLRTESLMIRSDAHLPRRATPTTFLQPGNIVDGRYRVEKLLGSGGTARVWLAQDSVEGRPVALKEIEALPSYRLDGVEESTLMVRREFFAMKRLRHPSTPKVYDCGVLPSGNRYITMESFDGVDVNARVRERRLDSGEAFDLLMRIAQTLAFIHARLFVHCDIKADNIRLLPSGDIKLMDFGLMHQLGIPTGGRLWGTAAYIAPEWLVGSAIDGRADLYSLGVLGFFAVTGQYPFHGMTITEILRAHRDQQPPAPSSIVPSIDPQLERIILRLLAKEPAQRFLSANALIDALAEANHAVSVEEPLGSRASYLHVPTVVGRKNESARLVDALHAAERGEARALFIAAPAGTGKSRLLSELELHAKLADVTVAFGQCHAEGLAPLTPLKHALRHLLPITPAALLERVRAPLAPLLCTEYTNTEGFARAPTEAKLIVFEALSLWLTELAHVRPFLICFEDLHWADDATVEHLNVIVNALHGTRGLVCGTFRSDELTLSPLYHTVFAGAAAILKLRPLSHGHLRELVSLALPGFDVPGAFIDNLYATTRGNVFFATECLRALVEQGALSRPGGQWHAHADLGTIALPRSIGEVIRLRLSTLSQDQLEFLRRTAPAGRVLDMTLLRATVELSDEKLFLSLEEAVERQFLQYQDGTYHFTHDTVHETIYAATPALEQRAHHGRIADYLDRTVGSSPEGARVVGYHFARSLEPARAIAPLLFASQHLLANSGMLEGYRILKESEALLEKHCNYPNRTELQVAALGKLIEFSYLCSTPETFVFAAKLFRYWDSTLDLDSARETVHQRMLSDPKSVFREISVHAKMTAEEAFLKRSEYRILQCLALAVMGRTAEFQTELARVSAENGKESPFRAAAYITKGGLTVHTGHFVGIVEEMTEQLTVLRAFRAEKTTAPARLLWALSAGCYILNLILALMGRELDAGATSDVMEISDELGIPELRLHHLFSQVTRASFIGDASQFERYHAEMNDWIRRLGNPSLPERNLTLYAPIYHLERGEIELAAAIIERGAQISEKVMPGDDWLKLYVEVYRGCLLVLRKDYDAARAALSKAIAASHERDFRMETLALVYLSRLEQKLGHGEAAREAAERALARATGPVHANTFDEILARRALGATLSGAAGDHQIETTRELASESGNVLQHGIALLTLAERRASGHRGGAYALLTLAQKYLKSAGATVWLERASRLHDSWR